The DNA window AGCGCGTCCAGCACGAAGTCCGTGTGCGCCGTCTGCGACACCTTCCAGCCCACGATCCGCCGTGCGTACACGTCGATCACGAAGGCCACGTACACGAACCCGGCCCAGGTCGAGACATACGTGAAGTCGCTGACCCACAGTCGGTTCGGCGACGGCGCATGGAACTGTCGGTTCACCTTGTCCAGCGGGCACGGCCGCTTGTCGCTGATCGTGGTCTTGACCACCTTCCCGCGTACCACGCCGCGCAGGCCAAGTGCGCCCATCAGTCGCTCCACCGTGCAGCGGGCCACCGCATAGCCCTCGCGCTTGAGCTGCCGCCAGACCTTGCGCACGCCGTACACCTGTCGGTTCTGCTCCCATACCCGCCGGATCTGCGGGCGCAGCGCCTGGTCCTTCCACCAGCGGTTCGGGCGCAAGTTCGCGTCCGCTTCCCGCTGCGCGTGGCGGTAATACGTCGACGGGGCAACCTGCAGCACCTTGCAGATTGGCTCGACCCCGTGAACATCGCAATGTTCGGTCACGAACGTGGTCAGGGCTTGAAGCGGCGGTCGAGCTCCGCCTGGGCAAAATACGCGCTGGCCTTGCGCAGGATCTCGTTGGCTTGCCTCAGCTCGCGCACTTCGCGTTCCAGCGCTTTCATCCGCGTCCGCTCGTCCGTCGTCAGCCCCTGACGCTTGCCGGCATCACGCTCGGCCTGACGCACCCAGTTGCACAGCGTCTGCGACGAACAGCCAATCTTCCCGGCAATCGATTCGATCGCCGCCCACTGCGAGCCGTACTCGCCCTGATGCTCCCGCACCAGCCGAACCGCGCGCTCTCGCACTTCCGGTGAATATTTCGTCTTGCTCATCGCCCCATCTTCTCAAGAGTTGGAGCCTCCCGAAATCCCGGGGCGGTTCACAACTCAACTCCGGGGCGGTTTTTCCGTCGTTCCATCAGAGCTGGGGCGACTTGTCCGGGGTTTCGCGAAATGTGGGGCGCGCTTCCGCGGCGAATGGGGTGTATGTCTGCGGGGACGGGGGCATTTCCTCCGCGGCAATGCGGTGAACATCAGGCGCACCGGCAGCACGGGACGACCGCCACCGGCTGGCGTGGCCGGAAAATGTGGCAAAAAAGCGCCTGATCCAACGCGGCCCACGGCATGCGTTGCTCAATTGCACCAACGGATGACGCAGATCGATCTGGTTCTCCAGGCGCGAACGAAACAATTCGTCAGCGGGTCTGTCTTCGGCAGCTTGAGCGTCCCGACCCTTGATTTCG is part of the Xanthomonas fragariae genome and encodes:
- a CDS encoding IS3 family transposase (programmed frameshift), coding for MSKTKYSPEVRERAVRLVREHQGEYGSQWAAIESIAGKIGCSSQTLCNWVRQAERDAGKRQGLTTDERTRMKALEREVRELRQANEILRKASAYFCPGGARPPLQALTTFVTEHCDVHGVEPICKVLQVAPSTYYRHAQREADANLRPNRWWKDQALRPQIRRVWEQNRQVYGVRKVWRQLKREGYAVARCTVERLMGALGLRGVVRGKVVKTTISDKRPCPLDKVNRQFHAPSPNRLWVSDFTYVSTWAGFVYVAFVIDVYARRIVGWKVSQTAHTDFVLDALEQALHARRPTEGGLIHHSDRGVQYVSIRYTERLADAGIEPSVGSVGDSYDNALAETINGLYKAEVIHRRAWRNRQDVELATLDWVDWYNHKRLLGSIGNIPPAEAEEAYYRQQAGYAKAA